From a region of the Actinomadura luzonensis genome:
- a CDS encoding carboxymuconolactone decarboxylase family protein, protein MEPRMDLMANPLGAKIAKRIYNVALAITQSSLPRSVQDLVMLRASQINGCGFCVDYHTKDAAAAGESAVRLHLVAAWRESTVFTEAERAALALAEEGTRIADAHSGVSDGTWAKAREHYDDDQLAALVSLIAMINANNRLNVIVRKPGGSYQPGAFAALAD, encoded by the coding sequence ATGGAACCCCGCATGGATCTGATGGCCAACCCGCTCGGCGCGAAGATCGCCAAGCGGATCTACAACGTCGCCCTGGCGATCACCCAGTCGTCGCTGCCCCGGTCCGTCCAGGACCTCGTCATGTTGCGCGCCAGCCAGATCAACGGCTGCGGCTTCTGCGTCGACTACCACACCAAGGACGCCGCCGCCGCCGGCGAGAGCGCGGTCCGGCTCCACCTGGTGGCCGCCTGGCGTGAGTCCACCGTGTTCACCGAGGCCGAGCGGGCCGCGCTGGCGCTCGCCGAGGAGGGCACCCGCATCGCCGACGCCCACTCCGGCGTGTCGGACGGGACCTGGGCGAAGGCGCGCGAGCACTACGACGACGACCAGCTCGCCGCCCTGGTCTCCCTGATCGCGATGATCAACGCCAACAACCGGCTCAACGTCATCGTGCGCAAGCCGGGCGGCTCCTACCAGCCCGGCGCGTTCGCCGCCCTCGCGGACTGA
- a CDS encoding TIGR01777 family oxidoreductase — protein sequence MKIVIPGGTGQVGAVLDRALTAAGHDVVVLTRRPARDRDVHWDGATTGPWAKELDGCDVVINLAGRSVNCRYTPDNLSAMLTSRVRSTRAVGEAIAAAARPPRVWLQMSTATVYAHRFDAPNDEKTGVLGGAEPGVPAYWARSVEIAKAWERAQEEAATPGTRKVRLRAAMVMSPGRGGVFETLLRLARLGLGGPVAGGAQYVSWIHDRDLVRAVEFLIARDDLDGPVNLAAPAPLPQRAFMRELRAAWGVPVGLPATRWMAEVGAFVLRSDTELLLKSRRVVPGRLLAEGFAFEYPAWQQAAADLVRRVRGR from the coding sequence ATGAAGATCGTGATACCCGGGGGAACCGGGCAGGTCGGCGCCGTCCTCGACCGCGCGCTGACCGCCGCGGGCCACGACGTCGTGGTCCTGACCCGGCGGCCGGCCCGCGACCGCGACGTCCACTGGGACGGCGCGACCACCGGCCCGTGGGCGAAGGAGCTCGACGGCTGCGACGTCGTGATCAACCTGGCCGGCCGCAGCGTCAACTGCCGCTACACCCCCGACAACCTGAGCGCCATGCTGACCTCCCGGGTCCGGTCCACCCGAGCCGTGGGCGAGGCGATCGCGGCCGCCGCCCGGCCGCCGCGCGTCTGGCTGCAGATGAGCACCGCCACCGTCTACGCCCACCGCTTCGACGCCCCCAACGACGAGAAGACCGGCGTGCTCGGCGGCGCCGAGCCCGGCGTGCCCGCCTACTGGGCCCGCAGCGTCGAGATCGCGAAGGCGTGGGAACGGGCCCAGGAGGAGGCCGCCACCCCCGGCACGCGCAAGGTGCGCCTGCGCGCCGCCATGGTGATGAGCCCCGGCCGGGGCGGCGTGTTCGAGACGTTGCTGCGCCTGGCGCGGCTCGGCCTCGGCGGCCCGGTCGCGGGCGGCGCGCAGTACGTCTCCTGGATCCACGACCGCGACCTCGTGCGCGCCGTGGAGTTCCTGATCGCCCGCGACGACCTCGACGGCCCGGTCAACCTGGCCGCGCCCGCCCCGCTGCCGCAGCGCGCGTTCATGCGGGAGCTGCGGGCCGCGTGGGGCGTCCCGGTGGGGCTGCCCGCGACGCGGTGGATGGCCGAGGTGGGCGCGTTCGTGCTGCGCTCCGACACCGAGCTGCTGCTGAAGAGCCGCCGCGTGGTGCCCGGCCGGCTGCTGGCCGAGGGGTTCGCCTTCGAGTACCCGGCCTGGCAGCAGGCCGCGGCCGACCTCGTCCGGCGGGTGCGCGGACGCTGA
- a CDS encoding TIGR03085 family metal-binding protein, with protein MAQVFFDATERARLADLLDELGPEAPTLLAPWTTRDLAAHLVLRDVDPLAGPGLVIPGAWGRFAERRRRALARRDFGRLVATLRAGPPPGFFRLGWVRRFPSLNEFFVHHEDVRRANGLGPRTFGPAMDEALWRNVRLAPWFLARRLRGAGLELRWAGTARTVLARRGTPVARLAGPPGELLLYLFGRREAARAELSGPAAAVEAVRAAPFGM; from the coding sequence ATGGCCCAGGTGTTCTTCGACGCCACCGAGCGGGCCCGCCTCGCCGATCTGCTGGACGAGCTCGGCCCGGAGGCGCCGACCCTCCTCGCGCCGTGGACCACCCGCGACCTCGCCGCGCACCTCGTCCTGCGGGACGTCGATCCGCTCGCCGGGCCCGGCCTGGTGATCCCCGGCGCGTGGGGGCGCTTCGCCGAGCGGCGCAGGCGGGCGCTGGCGCGGCGCGACTTCGGCCGGCTCGTCGCGACGCTGCGGGCCGGGCCGCCGCCGGGCTTCTTCCGGCTCGGCTGGGTGCGCCGCTTCCCCAGCCTGAACGAGTTCTTCGTCCACCACGAGGACGTCCGGCGGGCCAACGGGCTCGGCCCGCGCACGTTCGGGCCCGCCATGGACGAGGCCCTGTGGCGCAACGTCCGGCTGGCCCCCTGGTTCCTCGCGCGGCGGCTGCGCGGCGCGGGGCTGGAGCTGCGGTGGGCGGGCACCGCCAGGACCGTCCTGGCCCGCCGCGGCACGCCCGTGGCCCGCCTCGCCGGGCCGCCCGGCGAGCTGCTGCTCTACCTCTTCGGCCGGCGCGAGGCGGCGCGGGCCGAGCTGAGCGGCCCCGCCGCGGCGGTCGAGGCGGTGCGCGCCGCCCCCTTCGGCATGTGA
- a CDS encoding YciI family protein, with protein sequence MEFFCYHRDRPGSAALRAELVEEHWSYMDRFEAELIARGPTLDGDTATGSVHIVDLPDAAAARAFAFDEPLYQAGGYRDVLLRRWRNLLGRTMWDFPGGRAGGTRFLVLGLGEGPAADLTPPPDRDALIAYGPLLSDDGGAWLGTAALVRAPDQDAARAVLTAARYAAVEVHAWEFGGRR encoded by the coding sequence ATGGAGTTCTTCTGCTACCACCGCGACCGGCCCGGCTCGGCCGCCCTGCGCGCCGAGCTGGTGGAGGAGCACTGGTCCTACATGGACCGGTTCGAGGCCGAGCTGATCGCCCGCGGCCCGACGCTCGACGGCGACACCGCGACCGGCAGCGTGCACATCGTCGACCTGCCCGACGCCGCCGCCGCGCGGGCGTTCGCCTTCGACGAGCCCCTCTACCAGGCCGGCGGCTACCGGGACGTGCTGCTGCGCCGCTGGCGCAACCTGCTGGGCCGCACCATGTGGGACTTCCCCGGCGGCCGGGCGGGCGGCACCCGGTTCCTGGTGCTGGGCCTCGGCGAGGGGCCGGCCGCCGACCTGACGCCGCCGCCGGACCGGGACGCGCTGATCGCCTACGGGCCGCTGCTGTCGGACGACGGCGGCGCCTGGTTGGGCACGGCGGCGCTGGTGCGGGCGCCGGACCAGGACGCGGCGCGCGCCGTCCTGACCGCCGCCCGGTACGCCGCCGTCGAGGTGCACGCCTGGGAGTTCGGCGGCCGGCGGTAG
- a CDS encoding RrF2 family transcriptional regulator: MKLPVSTEWLLHCAASLAQLEPGVTASAAQLAEYYDLPGPYLAKQLQSLVKAGVLAATTGPRGGFRLARAPAEITLLQVVEAVDGASSPYECREIRRQGRGALPEEDCRKACVLAVRMAEAHRAWRGSLAGVTLADVLADLPPGAPARTRSLLTGARAAAGG, from the coding sequence GTGAAGCTGCCCGTGAGCACCGAATGGCTGTTGCACTGCGCCGCCTCGCTGGCGCAGCTCGAACCCGGCGTCACCGCGTCGGCGGCCCAGCTCGCCGAGTACTACGACCTGCCGGGGCCCTACCTCGCCAAGCAGCTCCAGTCGCTGGTCAAGGCGGGCGTGCTGGCGGCGACGACGGGGCCGCGCGGCGGGTTCCGGCTCGCCCGCGCACCGGCGGAGATCACGTTGCTGCAGGTCGTGGAGGCGGTGGACGGCGCGTCCTCGCCGTACGAGTGCCGCGAGATCCGCCGCCAGGGACGCGGCGCGCTGCCCGAGGAGGACTGCCGCAAGGCCTGCGTGCTCGCGGTGCGGATGGCCGAGGCGCACCGGGCGTGGCGCGGCAGCCTGGCCGGGGTCACGCTCGCCGACGTCCTCGCCGACCTGCCGCCGGGCGCGCCCGCCCGCACCCGCTCGCTGCTCACCGGCGCCCGGGCCGCCGCCGGCGGGTGA
- a CDS encoding SDR family oxidoreductase produces the protein MRIAVAGATGNIGSLTVAALERDGHDVVRVSRSLGVDLVTGDGLDDALTGVEAVVDATNGPTGDRDETVAYFARATGNLLAAERRAGVRHHVLLSIAGVHRIEGNAHYAGKREQERLVEAGPVPWTIVPATQFHDFAEMVAGWTERDGVAAVPPLLMQPIAPADVAAVLAELVTGEPRGRYADVAGPGTQDLVDMARRTLQARGREVTLVPTWEGLFGPAMAGNVLLPAEGARIAPTTFEEWLREQK, from the coding sequence ATGCGGATCGCCGTCGCCGGCGCCACCGGCAACATCGGCTCCCTGACCGTGGCCGCCCTCGAACGGGACGGGCACGACGTCGTGCGCGTCAGCCGCTCCCTGGGCGTGGACCTGGTGACCGGCGACGGCCTCGACGACGCCCTCACCGGCGTCGAGGCCGTCGTGGACGCCACCAACGGGCCCACCGGCGACCGGGACGAGACCGTCGCCTACTTCGCCAGGGCCACCGGCAACCTGCTGGCCGCCGAGCGGCGGGCCGGCGTGCGCCACCACGTGCTGCTGTCGATCGCCGGGGTGCACCGGATCGAGGGCAACGCGCACTACGCGGGCAAGCGCGAGCAGGAGCGCCTGGTGGAGGCCGGGCCGGTGCCGTGGACGATCGTCCCGGCCACGCAGTTCCACGACTTCGCCGAGATGGTGGCCGGCTGGACCGAGCGGGACGGCGTGGCGGCCGTCCCGCCGCTGCTGATGCAGCCGATCGCGCCCGCCGACGTGGCCGCGGTCCTGGCCGAGCTGGTGACGGGCGAGCCGCGCGGGCGCTACGCCGACGTCGCCGGGCCCGGCACGCAGGACCTCGTCGACATGGCCCGGCGCACCCTCCAGGCGCGCGGCCGGGAGGTCACGCTCGTGCCGACCTGGGAGGGGCTGTTCGGCCCCGCGATGGCCGGCAACGTGCTGCTGCCGGCCGAGGGCGCGCGGATCGCGCCGACCACGTTCGAGGAGTGGCTGCGCGAGCAGAAGTAG
- a CDS encoding ABC transporter permease has product MIWVTWRQHRAQILLTAGLLALLGALLLGSALEARGYVAEHAPPGCPGPAPACGEVAVALALRYDAVYSVFGWMPLVAPALIGAFWGAPLLGREFERGTHRLAWTQSVPVWRWLAVKLSVLGGAVVAGGLLLSLMVSLWRPVFREGVDSTFGNLGVFNMVGVAPAAWWLYAFALGTLAGALFRRTLPAMALVVAGVAVTMFVLFRLSDHYAEPARAELSGTVLLDDQDARLVRAAWVEPSGREVAEPSGTGCPRRVDAGQSDRNAEAWRACLFGKGYRYAVYYHPPSRFWRFQWTEAGILTLASAALGGLAVRRTLRRPG; this is encoded by the coding sequence GTGATCTGGGTGACGTGGCGCCAGCACCGGGCGCAGATCCTGCTGACCGCGGGCCTGCTCGCGCTGCTCGGCGCGCTGCTGCTCGGCTCGGCGCTGGAGGCGCGCGGGTACGTCGCCGAGCACGCCCCGCCCGGCTGCCCGGGCCCCGCGCCGGCCTGCGGCGAGGTGGCGGTGGCGCTCGCGCTGCGCTACGACGCGGTCTACTCGGTGTTCGGCTGGATGCCGCTGGTGGCGCCGGCGCTGATCGGGGCGTTCTGGGGCGCGCCGCTGCTCGGCCGCGAGTTCGAGCGCGGCACCCACCGCCTGGCCTGGACGCAGTCCGTGCCCGTGTGGCGGTGGCTGGCGGTCAAGCTGTCGGTGCTCGGCGGGGCGGTCGTGGCGGGCGGGCTGCTGCTGTCGCTCATGGTGAGCCTGTGGCGGCCGGTGTTCCGGGAGGGGGTCGACTCCACGTTCGGCAACCTCGGGGTGTTCAACATGGTCGGGGTGGCTCCGGCGGCGTGGTGGCTGTACGCGTTCGCGCTGGGCACGCTGGCCGGCGCGCTGTTCCGGCGCACGCTGCCGGCGATGGCGCTGGTCGTGGCCGGGGTGGCGGTGACGATGTTCGTGCTGTTCCGGCTGAGCGACCACTACGCCGAGCCGGCGCGCGCCGAGCTGTCCGGCACCGTGCTGCTGGACGACCAGGACGCCCGGCTGGTGCGCGCCGCCTGGGTGGAGCCGTCCGGGCGGGAGGTGGCCGAGCCGTCAGGCACCGGCTGCCCCCGCCGGGTGGACGCGGGGCAGAGCGACCGCAACGCCGAGGCGTGGCGGGCCTGCCTGTTCGGCAAGGGCTACCGGTACGCGGTGTACTACCACCCGCCGTCCCGGTTCTGGCGCTTCCAGTGGACCGAGGCGGGGATCCTCACGCTCGCCTCGGCGGCCCTCGGCGGGCTGGCCGTCCGCCGCACCCTGCGCCGCCCCGGCTGA
- a CDS encoding ABC transporter ATP-binding protein, with translation MSPALEATGLGVRHRRTWALRDCSLSVPAGRVAALVGPNGAGKTTLMHTAVGLLRPARGSVRVTGEAAFVAQDKPLYDGFTVAEMLAFGRRMNRHWDGAAAVARLDRLGIPLTRKAGRLSGGQQAQVAVTLALARRPDLLVLDEPLANLDPLARHDVMRSVMAEVAGRELTVLLSSHVVADLEDTCDWLVVLNGGRLQVSGDIEELLDGHLVLTGPDGASAAGTRVVAASRTGRQVSMLVKGPPPADPRWRARRPGLAELVMGYLRSPGSAALPHLTEVGA, from the coding sequence GTGAGTCCCGCACTGGAGGCGACCGGCCTCGGCGTCCGCCACCGCCGCACGTGGGCGCTGCGCGACTGCTCGCTGTCGGTGCCCGCGGGGCGCGTGGCGGCGCTCGTCGGGCCCAACGGCGCGGGCAAGACCACGCTCATGCACACGGCCGTCGGCCTGCTGCGGCCCGCGCGCGGAAGCGTGCGGGTGACCGGCGAGGCCGCGTTCGTGGCCCAGGACAAGCCGCTCTACGACGGCTTCACCGTCGCCGAGATGCTCGCCTTCGGCCGCCGCATGAACCGCCACTGGGACGGAGCCGCCGCCGTGGCCCGGCTCGACCGGCTGGGCATCCCCCTGACGCGCAAGGCCGGCCGGCTGTCCGGCGGGCAGCAGGCCCAGGTGGCGGTCACGCTGGCGCTGGCCAGGCGGCCCGACCTGCTCGTGCTGGACGAGCCGCTGGCCAACCTCGACCCGCTCGCCCGCCACGACGTGATGCGCTCGGTCATGGCCGAGGTGGCGGGGCGGGAGCTGACCGTGCTGCTGTCCTCGCACGTCGTCGCCGACCTGGAGGACACCTGCGACTGGCTGGTCGTGCTGAACGGCGGCCGGCTGCAGGTCAGCGGCGACATCGAGGAACTGCTCGACGGCCATCTCGTGCTCACCGGCCCGGACGGCGCCTCCGCGGCGGGCACCCGGGTGGTGGCCGCGAGCCGTACCGGCAGGCAGGTCAGCATGCTGGTCAAGGGGCCGCCGCCGGCCGACCCCCGCTGGCGGGCGCGGCGGCCCGGCCTCGCCGAGCTCGTCATGGGCTACCTGCGCAGCCCCGGGTCCGCGGCGCTGCCGCACCTGACGGAGGTGGGCGCGTGA
- a CDS encoding GntR family transcriptional regulator, with protein sequence MIEFSLDRGSGVSTYLQLVHQVRQALRLGTLRPGDQLPTAREVVESLAINPNTVLKAYRELEREGLVEGRPGMGTFVRQGVAGATLAEHTRLRRGLEAWVREARAAGLDQEDLRALFAVVLAGTAKEGVA encoded by the coding sequence GTGATCGAGTTCAGCCTGGACCGCGGCTCGGGGGTCTCGACGTACCTGCAGCTCGTCCACCAGGTCAGGCAGGCGCTCAGGCTCGGCACGCTGCGGCCCGGCGACCAGCTGCCGACCGCCCGCGAGGTGGTCGAGAGCCTGGCCATCAACCCCAACACCGTGCTCAAGGCGTACCGGGAGCTGGAGCGCGAGGGGCTGGTCGAGGGGCGGCCGGGCATGGGGACGTTCGTCCGGCAGGGCGTCGCGGGCGCGACGCTCGCCGAGCACACGCGGCTGCGGCGCGGCCTGGAGGCGTGGGTGCGCGAGGCCCGCGCGGCCGGGCTCGACCAGGAGGACCTGCGGGCCCTGTTCGCCGTGGTCCTGGCCGGCACGGCGAAGGAGGGCGTGGCGTGA
- a CDS encoding EF-hand domain-containing protein, translating to MTMTSADPIAAKLDQLFAATDTDNDGYVEWADYQRLIDRYLNTYRIDKSDRRAQALTIAYQMFWVELLRHANGQDRLAREEYHRASLAASVDTSRFNMVEGLTHAIFDVIDSDGDNTISKPEFHQYLKVWDVNDPAALEVFQQLDTDGDGAVSRLEFVRAVREFYYSPDLDAPGSLFFGRIGR from the coding sequence ATGACCATGACCAGCGCCGACCCGATCGCCGCCAAGCTCGACCAGCTGTTCGCGGCCACCGACACCGACAACGACGGCTACGTCGAATGGGCCGACTACCAGCGCCTCATCGACCGCTACCTCAACACGTACCGGATCGACAAGAGCGACCGCCGCGCGCAGGCCCTGACGATCGCCTACCAGATGTTCTGGGTGGAGCTGCTGCGCCACGCGAACGGCCAGGACCGGCTGGCCAGGGAGGAATACCACCGGGCGAGCCTCGCGGCGAGCGTCGACACCAGCCGCTTCAACATGGTCGAGGGCCTGACGCACGCCATCTTCGACGTCATCGACTCCGACGGTGACAACACGATCAGCAAGCCGGAGTTCCACCAGTACCTGAAGGTCTGGGACGTCAACGACCCGGCCGCCCTGGAGGTCTTCCAGCAGCTCGACACCGACGGCGACGGGGCCGTCAGCCGCCTCGAGTTCGTCCGCGCGGTACGCGAGTTCTACTACTCCCCCGACCTCGACGCGCCGGGCAGCCTGTTCTTCGGCCGCATCGGCCGCTGA
- a CDS encoding FAD-dependent oxidoreductase yields the protein MSTSSYWMESAPPREHPPLTEDLTVDVAVIGGGIAGLSAAWELTRAGRTVAVLEADRPAAGVTGHTSAKLSAQHTLIYAELAGRDPETARRYARSQQEAVEHVARTAAELGVDCELERRPAYTYVRSPGQVEQIRAEARAAAEAGLAASFVTGTPLPFPVAAAVRVDGQAQFHPRKYLLGLADAMAARGCRIFERTRVTGLHEGRPCRVSTEGGATVTAADVVVATHYPIFDRSLLFARMEPTRELVVAGTLPPGDDPAGMYITSEENTRSVRTAPLPGGDLLLVVTGESFKPGSGRVEDRFDRLAAWTEEHFPRVRLTHRWAAQDNHTTDRLPFAGPLHPGARHAWVATGFGGWGMSNGVMAGLLLSALIGGQEPEWAGLYDPRRLHPLQEAGPMAKMQASVARHFVADRLAAGDGSEVAGLGPGQGKVVKLDGRRCAVYRDEQGQVHAVSAVCTHLGCVVGFNEAERTWECPCHGSRFGVDGRVLQGPAVEPLEPVQPEG from the coding sequence GTGAGCACGTCGTCGTACTGGATGGAGTCCGCGCCGCCGCGCGAGCACCCGCCGCTCACCGAGGACCTCACGGTGGACGTGGCCGTGATCGGCGGCGGCATCGCGGGCCTGTCGGCGGCGTGGGAGCTCACCCGGGCCGGCCGGACCGTCGCCGTCCTGGAGGCGGACCGGCCGGCGGCCGGCGTCACCGGCCACACCTCGGCCAAGCTGTCCGCGCAGCACACGCTCATCTACGCCGAGCTGGCCGGCCGCGACCCGGAGACCGCCCGCCGGTACGCCCGCTCCCAGCAGGAGGCCGTCGAGCACGTGGCGCGCACGGCGGCCGAGCTGGGCGTGGACTGCGAGCTGGAGCGCCGCCCCGCCTACACCTACGTCCGCTCCCCCGGCCAGGTGGAGCAGATCCGCGCCGAGGCGCGGGCGGCGGCCGAGGCGGGGCTCGCCGCGTCGTTCGTCACCGGGACGCCCTTGCCGTTCCCCGTCGCCGCCGCCGTCAGGGTGGACGGGCAGGCCCAGTTCCACCCGCGCAAGTACCTGCTCGGCCTCGCCGACGCCATGGCCGCCCGGGGCTGCCGGATCTTCGAGCGCACCCGCGTCACCGGCCTGCACGAGGGCCGGCCGTGCCGGGTGAGCACCGAGGGCGGGGCCACGGTGACCGCCGCCGACGTCGTGGTGGCCACCCACTACCCGATCTTCGACCGGTCGCTGCTGTTCGCCCGCATGGAGCCCACCCGCGAGCTGGTCGTCGCGGGCACGCTGCCGCCCGGCGACGACCCCGCCGGCATGTACATCACCTCCGAGGAGAACACCCGCTCGGTCAGGACCGCGCCCCTGCCCGGCGGCGACCTGCTGCTCGTCGTCACCGGCGAGTCGTTCAAGCCGGGCAGCGGCCGGGTGGAGGACCGGTTCGACCGGCTCGCCGCCTGGACGGAGGAGCACTTCCCCCGGGTCAGGCTGACCCACCGGTGGGCCGCCCAGGACAACCACACCACCGACCGGCTGCCGTTCGCCGGGCCGCTGCACCCGGGCGCCCGGCACGCCTGGGTCGCCACCGGGTTCGGCGGCTGGGGCATGAGCAACGGCGTGATGGCGGGCCTGCTGCTGTCCGCGCTGATCGGCGGGCAGGAGCCGGAGTGGGCCGGGCTGTACGACCCGCGCCGGCTGCACCCGTTGCAGGAGGCGGGGCCGATGGCGAAGATGCAGGCGTCCGTCGCCCGGCACTTCGTCGCCGACCGCCTCGCGGCGGGCGACGGGTCCGAGGTCGCCGGGCTCGGGCCGGGGCAGGGCAAGGTGGTCAAGCTGGACGGCCGCCGGTGCGCGGTCTACCGGGACGAGCAGGGCCAGGTGCACGCCGTGTCGGCGGTGTGCACTCACCTGGGGTGCGTGGTCGGGTTCAACGAGGCCGAGCGCACCTGGGAGTGCCCCTGCCACGGCTCCCGCTTCGGCGTGGACGGGCGCGTCCTGCAGGGCCCGGCCGTCGAGCCGCTGGAGCCCGTACAGCCGGAGGGGTGA
- a CDS encoding helix-turn-helix transcriptional regulator — protein MDRRELAGFLRGRRERISPADVGLPAGPRRRTPGLRREEVAQLAFISAEYYTRLEQARGPRPSREVLSGLARALRLSDAERDHLHHLAGAPPGPPPGPSREVRQSILDLLRRLPDAAAIVLSATFEVIAWNDLAAALLEDFSALSRAERNLVRRAFLGPPQGTRGPRHATADLTAFARAATRDLRATAARYPGDPEVTALVRDLLAGSEEFARLWAEHDVRAELTLRKTVEHPMVGPITLNCDVLDVADRDQRVVIYTAEPGSPADEALRLLSVIGTQRMDVPG, from the coding sequence GTGGATCGACGAGAGCTGGCCGGCTTCCTGCGCGGCAGACGCGAGCGCATCTCCCCGGCCGACGTGGGCCTGCCCGCCGGGCCGCGCCGCCGCACGCCGGGGCTGCGCCGCGAGGAGGTGGCGCAGCTCGCGTTCATCTCGGCCGAGTACTACACCCGGCTGGAGCAGGCCCGCGGCCCCCGCCCGTCGCGTGAGGTGCTGAGCGGCCTGGCCCGCGCGCTGCGCCTGTCGGACGCCGAGCGCGACCACCTCCACCACCTGGCCGGCGCCCCGCCCGGCCCGCCGCCCGGCCCGTCGCGCGAGGTGCGGCAGAGCATCCTCGACCTGCTGCGGCGGCTGCCGGACGCCGCCGCGATCGTGCTGTCGGCGACGTTCGAGGTGATCGCCTGGAACGACCTGGCCGCCGCGCTCCTGGAGGACTTCTCCGCCCTGTCCCGCGCCGAGCGCAACCTGGTGCGCCGCGCCTTCCTCGGCCCCCCGCAGGGAACGCGGGGGCCACGCCACGCCACCGCCGACCTGACGGCCTTCGCCCGCGCCGCCACCCGCGACCTGCGCGCCACAGCCGCCCGCTACCCCGGCGACCCCGAGGTGACCGCCCTGGTGCGCGACCTGCTGGCCGGCAGTGAGGAGTTCGCCCGGCTGTGGGCCGAGCACGACGTCCGCGCCGAGCTGACCCTGCGCAAGACCGTCGAGCACCCGATGGTGGGGCCGATCACCCTCAACTGCGACGTCCTCGACGTCGCCGACCGGGACCAGCGGGTGGTGATCTACACGGCCGAGCCGGGCTCCCCCGCGGACGAGGCGCTGAGGCTGCTGTCGGTGATCGGCACGCAGCGCATGGACGTCCCCGGCTGA
- a CDS encoding SDR family NAD(P)-dependent oxidoreductase: MSRGPGARLDGMDNTTTAQGLLAGKVALVTGAGRGIGAAAARLFAREGATVLLAARTEDQLKAVTEEIVAAGGVAAYTVCDLADGASVRAAVGRAVELYGRLDVAFNNGATAVPPGPLDQADEADLDRVYAVNFRGQWLAMAAEVAAFRTTAGAGAIVNTSSVGSLRGNPALPAYGAMKRALNSLTESAAVTYGPEGIRVNAITPGTTMTAMVRAWDEVSPGIVDRLAERAPLRRAAGPGEIAEAAAWLLSDRASYVTGAVLPVDGGLQAA, from the coding sequence ATGAGCCGCGGCCCCGGGGCGAGGCTCGACGGCATGGACAACACCACCACTGCTCAGGGCCTGCTGGCCGGCAAGGTCGCCCTCGTCACCGGCGCGGGCCGCGGGATCGGCGCCGCCGCGGCGCGGCTGTTCGCCAGGGAGGGCGCCACGGTGCTGCTCGCGGCCCGTACGGAGGACCAGCTCAAGGCCGTGACCGAGGAGATCGTGGCGGCCGGCGGCGTCGCCGCCTACACCGTGTGCGACCTGGCCGACGGCGCGAGCGTCCGGGCCGCCGTCGGGCGCGCGGTCGAGCTGTACGGCCGGCTCGACGTGGCCTTCAACAACGGCGCGACCGCCGTCCCGCCCGGCCCCCTGGACCAGGCCGACGAGGCGGACCTCGACCGCGTCTACGCCGTGAACTTCAGGGGCCAGTGGCTCGCCATGGCCGCCGAGGTCGCCGCCTTCCGGACCACCGCCGGCGCCGGCGCGATCGTCAACACCTCCTCCGTCGGCAGCCTCAGGGGCAATCCGGCGCTGCCCGCGTACGGCGCGATGAAGCGGGCGCTGAACAGCCTCACCGAGTCGGCGGCGGTGACGTACGGGCCCGAGGGCATCCGGGTCAACGCGATCACGCCGGGCACGACGATGACCGCGATGGTGCGGGCCTGGGACGAGGTCTCGCCCGGCATCGTCGACCGGCTCGCCGAGCGGGCCCCGCTGCGCCGCGCGGCCGGCCCGGGCGAGATCGCCGAGGCCGCCGCGTGGCTGCTCAGCGACCGCGCCTCGTACGTGACCGGCGCGGTCCTGCCGGTGGACGGCGGCCTCCAGGCGGCCTGA